One genomic segment of Mytilus trossulus isolate FHL-02 chromosome 4, PNRI_Mtr1.1.1.hap1, whole genome shotgun sequence includes these proteins:
- the LOC134716239 gene encoding uncharacterized protein LOC134716239 isoform X2, whose amino-acid sequence MQSLRDFKRSQIAEIPTNLANGFPSDFLKGHPFIKSGNYYHISAYFVDPAIICFCGRSATLFQQQGVGTDLYIQNGTDPVDDSIKIPRLQSEITSTQWTKGKCFPTMGLHYWYNIRKDMSCDEFYPMFLLYNDGKLNAFGWAFNGDFNSSRLEHPPIAALSAFIDPVPDCLLTAVTLSTMHIYLTNNPALNQC is encoded by the exons ATTCCAACAAATCTTGCAAATGGATTTCCATCTGATTTTCTGAAGGGACATCCGTTTATCAAGTCTGGCAATTACTATCATATTTCTGCATATTTTGTTGATCCTG caattatttGTTTCTGTGGGAGATCGGCAACCCTTTTCCAGCAACAGGGTGTAGGAACGGATCTATACATTCAGAACGGAACAGATCCGGTTGATGACTCCATCAAAATACCACGTCTCCAGAGTGAAATAACATCTACTCAATGGACAAAAGGAAAATGTTTTCCAACAATGG GGCTCCATTACtggtacaacataagaaaagaTATGAGTTGTGATGAATTTTATCCAATGTTCTTGTTGTATAATGACGGCAAACTAAATGCTTTTGGTTGGGCTTTCAACGGAGACTTCAATTCGTCTAGATTAGAACATCCACCAATTGCAGCATTATCT GCTTTCATCGATCCAGTACCAGACTGTTTGTTAACCGCTGTAACATTATCTACGATGCACATCTATTTGACCAACAACCCTGCTTTGAACCAATGCTAA
- the LOC134716882 gene encoding basement membrane-specific heparan sulfate proteoglycan core protein-like, with protein MVCTCSASHNTNNYMQTVDHILNIIFPPDEKPKVRQYISGPIDSGTSVKLICSIAGGNPLSTLSWDCPGINSNNSTVNTAVLEVEFTVDKNYNGRNCSCSATHPIATYRPKTRHELVVYFPPGKPNLIMKPEMPWFIGNTTEVQCLSTVGNPESTFEWKTDDIILNVNESELSLGPLTKHDNMKTITCTVSNEFTERQSIVLTSDNTLLNVEYFPDITIDKSPEHIMEGNNATIVCSARGNPVPHVQWFQLDNNITEPQINQSVLHLLNVDRLLDGMIYSCKAMSSSNKFDSLSSEKTTKAIVYYTPNITNLEVLNGQTVSENEAVTLRCEVDSNPASTLTWRFVGNPSILQKQDDVSSSNYIIPKIKCVQMGTYQCQATNRINGTTSIDIKDIVVYVLCK; from the exons ATGGTGTGTACATGTTCGGCATCCCATAACACAAACAATTATATGCAAACGGTTGATCACATACTTAATATCATTT TTCCACCAGATGAAAAGCCAAAAGTACGCCAATACATTTCTGGACCGATAGATAGCGGGACATCCGTTAAATTAATTTGTTCTATTGCCGGCGGCAATCCATTGAGTACTCTCTCATGGGACTGTCCAGGTATCAATTCAAACAACTCGACTGTAAATACAGCAGTTTTGGAAGTTGAGTTTACAGTTGACAAAAACTACAATGGCAGGAATTGCAGTTGTTCTGCTACCCATCCTATTGCTACTTACAGGCCAAAAACAAGACATGAACTAGTTGTGTATT TTCCACCAGGTAAACCGAACTTGATTATGAAACCTGAAATGCCTTGGTTCATCGGAAACACAACAGAAGTGCAGTGTTTATCTACAGTAGGTAATCCCGAGTCCACATTTGAATGGAAAACAGATGACATAATATTGAATGTAAATGAGTCTGAGTTGAGTCTAGGACCGTTAACGAAACATGacaatatgaaaactattaCATGCACAGTTTCTAATGAGTTTACCGAAAGACAGTCAATAGTACTTACATCAGATAATACTCTACTAAACGTTGAAT ATTTTCCTGATATTACCATTGACAAATCTCCAGAACATATCATGGAAGGCAACAATGCAACTATAGTATGCAGTGCTAGAGGCAATCCTGTTCCTCACGTTCAGTGGTTTCAGCTAGACAATAACATAACAGAACCTCAAATTAACCAGTCTGTTCTACATCTGTTAAATGTTGATCGTTTATTAGATGGGATGATATATTCATGCAAGGCAATGTCCAGttctaacaaatttgattctcTTTCATCCGAGAAAACGACAAAAGCTATAGTCTATT atactcCCAATATAACAAATCTCGAAGTTTTAAATGGACAGACAGTATCTGAAAACGAAGCTGTTACATTGCGTTGTGAGGTTGACAGCAATCCAGCATCAACTCTCACGTGGCGGTTTGTAGGCAATCCGAGCATTCTACAAAAACAAGATGATGTGTCTTCCAGTAATTATATCATACCAAAAATTAAGTGTGTCCAAATGGGAACATATCAATGTCAGGCTACAAACAGAATTAATGGGACAACTTCTATCGATATAAAAGATATAgttgtatatgttttatgtaagtaa